One genomic segment of Anastrepha obliqua isolate idAnaObli1 unplaced genomic scaffold, idAnaObli1_1.0 ptg000005lb, whole genome shotgun sequence includes these proteins:
- the LOC129251145 gene encoding hemicentin-2-like, producing the protein MLLEYVMMLLVFGLTTTVERSHIEALAFQGTTRHPPHHHYTPPPSTVHHLPQQILESMSLAAQLPSSSSLSSSALSSSSSASTSLASYSQLELSNAIVESFEGVGSSSEPQFENTTEREVIAAVGTTARLHCRVRNLGDRAVSWIRKRDLHILTIGIMTYTNDQRFLARHIDNSDEWVLKVVSVQPRDAGIYECQVSTEPKISQAYKLMVVTSKAQILSNRELFIQSGSDINLTCIAPQAPGPYTHMMWYKDSELINDSTRGGIRVVSEQQMKMSNLVISRVLHRDSGNYTCSADNSNSDSVFVHIIKSEQHAAMQHELATRMQTPRLLLVLLTFFYLFECSTK; encoded by the exons CATTTCAGGGTACAACGAGACATCCGCCACATCATCATTACACGCCGCCACCGTCAACTGTTCACCACCTACCACAGCAAATTTTAGAATCAATGTCACTAGCAGCCCAGCTGCCATCCTCCTCATCGCTCTCGTCGTCAGcgttatcatcatcatcatcggcaTCCACATCGTTGGCATCATACTCACAGCTTGAACTCTCCAACGCTATTGTGGAGAGTTTCGAAGGTGTCGGAAGTAGCAGTGAACCGCAATTTGAGAATACCACCGAACGCGAAGTGATTGCAGCTGTCGGCACAACAGCTCGGTTGCATTGTCGTGTGCGGAATCTTGGCGATCGCGCCGTCTCGTGGATACGTAAACGCGATCTGCACATTCTCACCATCGGCATTATGACGTATACGAATGACCAGCGTTTTTTGGCGCGACACATTGACAACTCGGACGAGTGGGTGTTGAAGGTGGTGTCGGTGCAGCCGCGTGATGCTGGCATTTATGAGTGTCAGGTGTCGACAGAGCCGAAAATCAGTCAAGCGTACAAGCTGATGGTTGTGA CATCAAAAGCGCAAATCCTCTCGAATCGCGAACTCTTTATACAAAGTGGCAGCGACATTAATTTGACGTGCATCGCACCGCAAGCGCCCGGGCCCTACACGCATATGATGTGGTACAAGGACAGCGAATTAATTAACGATTCAACGCGCGGCGGCATACGCGTCGTATCGGAGCAGCAGATGAAGATGAGCAATTTGGTGATATCGCGCGTGCTGCACCGGGATTCGGGGAATTACACATGCTCGGCAGATAATTCAA ATTCCGACAGCGTATTTGTGCATATCATCAAGAGTGAGCAGCATGCGGCCATGCAACATGAACTTGCCACACGCATGCAGACGCCGCGCCTGCTGCTGGTACTACTGACGTTTTTCTAT TTATTCGAATGTTCAACCAAATGA